ATTGGTTTTACTGAATCGATCAGTGCCACAATCTTTAAGTTTAATTTTATAGTGTACACTTCAGTACAGTGGTGTTATGGTATTTGAAGAGTTATGATGGAGAGGCGGGTATACAGTCACACTGCCACCCACTGTATTTTAAATAGTAAGAAGGCTGAGGGGTGAGTATATTCTAGATACTATAAGAGATATAGTTTATTATGTAAAGCTTTATTATGTACTGCATATGTCCGTATACACAGCCAAATCATCAGTCTTAATTTATCTCTGTACAAATCAACACTATGCCAGTGTCTATATATCCACACCTATCAGAGTTAATTGAACACTGGATAGACTCGAACAGCTGCCCCAGAGCCATATCAGCTCGATGACCGATCAAACAAGTCTCCAATCAACACTTGTCAACTCCAAATATAACGGTCAGTGCAAAAATAACCCTTGTTAACGCCGTAATTGGCTGCGTACCATCAGTTATACCACTGATTGAATCTACCAAAGACTAAAGTGGACTCCAAAACAAGTCTGACGCAGAAATCACTTTCTTTCTCACATGAGAATATTTGCCAagggatgttttgttgtttgtttctttctttcttttcctccaatTAATAGACCTCTTGATTGTCAGCATTTGTGGGACTAGGATGAGCCCTCTGTTATAGGAAAATAATGTTACGGTgccacactattttttttttttttttttttatggtacaTTCCCAAATATGTCAGGTAGGTGGTTTTGAAGCTATGACTGTCAAATTTTCTCTACAATGCATAAAGCTTTAATTTAGCTGTTTACAGAAACCTGATCTAGTATTTCAAGACTGtttaaaaagctgctttttatCAAACTACGATTGAACTGCGtgtaatgtaatttattaaGTATTTTAAGCTGTATATCCGTGTAAGTAAATGTAATGTAGAGGGTCTTGTaatgtattgtactgtataatATTGATTAACAAGACCAACACACTTATATTATTGCTCTGTTATTGTGATGTTGACACAATGTTAGCCTTAAGGATCCTGATGAGAATCATATGGAAAATCCATAATAATGTATAAACTTACTGGTCTTGaacctttttctttctgtttctaaAGAAGACTGGTTGGATCAGGAACCCTAAAACCCTTTTCGGATGGGTCAACAGCATACTCATTTTCACTTTGTGGTACATGTAACACACTTAAGGATGAATTCTGTCCCATATTTTATGCCTGTGCTGCTGTACTGTGCCTTGTGGTGTTTCTGACTGTATGATTCTGTTTTGTACCGTCAAATAaagtccaaataaataaattcatttggTTTCAACAGCCTCCCTCTTTAGATTTcttgaaattaaaattcatcCGTGCAGTGGTGCAACTATGTGCGTATTTCTTGCATTTGTTATTGCACTAAAGCATCAAATAGGCACATGTATACTGAGTGTTTTTCCTGACTGTGGTGTCACTTGCTGTTTTGTTGAACAGCTGAGTCATTTATCGAATAAAATGTTCACAAATAGTGACAAATAGAATAGTGAGGCAAGTAAATTGCTGTTTTTGCTCACATTGTCCATAAAAACAAGGATTATCAAAAAAGTAGGCATGTAATATATTCTGTGGTATCATAAGTAGTATCATAAATATTGCCTTATAACAGGAGACATTTATTAACTCCAATGTGGTATCAAACACATTCACTAACAGACAAATTTCaaggaattacatttttttgtgaagtaCAGTATAATCCATCTATATACCATTTGTGAGGGAGCTGCAGGCATCCCCTCACTAAGCAGGTGCACAGCTCCATTATGTACACCccaaacacatatatatatatcagattAAGATGTGTTGTTTATGCAGTTGTAGTGATTGTGATTGTGGCAGTCTGCTAAAGATGGATCCTATTTAGGGgattggtacacacacacacaattgggttattttcagatgttttcttttgttatgttgtgaaTTTGgtcctgatctctctctctctctctgaggtggTGCTTGAGATCAACATTCTCATGGAGGCGCGCCCATGAGAGGGTTGCTGATGAGGATCTGGTGTGCGCAATCAGCCTCATTGGAGCAAACCAAATGAActgaagggagggggggaggttgggaaggagttattttgttgatttatttgtttagtttatttgtctatttgtttAGTTGGTAAAGATTTAGTACATCTGTTTGGTGtaacatttaaatatgtttatattgttttgtggGTGAAGGGTGTAAGGACTTTGTATCTgtaaatattgtatattgtaaacTTAAATATCACCCCTTTTGATGTTGCCAGTGGTAGGGGATGGggactatatatatatggggTGTTGGTCCTTGTTTTTTGGCTTGTCTACCCTGGTGTCTGTACCTGTTTCCATGCTGCAAAGAAGTAAACGACAGAGCTCTGTTGCAATTTGGGTCCTGTGCTTATTCTTGCTGGCTGTACAGCTCAGTAGCCGCTGCCAATCCTGGTGGAGTAAGGGACAGCGTACCATCGAAACCTTACatttggtgtcagaagtggGATACGGCGCTGCTGTTCTGAGTGCACACCATACGGAAGTGAACATGGGCCCCAAGCATCATCATAAGGTCGTCAAGATGGGTGAAGCTGCACCAGTGGAGAGCCGGGAGGAGGGTGCTACAGGGGGGCCGCCTGTAGGTTTGCAGTCCGGGGAGGAACCACCGGTGTCAGCAGATATGAACTCTATTTTCAGTATGGTGCAAAGATGTCTTCAGTTCCAGAGTGACCTGAGAGAAAGGTGGGACAGAGAGACTGTAAAACAAGAACAGAGATGGCGGCAGATGCAGGTGCAAGTCAATAACCTCAGAGACGAGgtagagacacagcagagagtTGAACCTCAGCCCCAGCCAGGGCCCTCTTCACAGCGGCCAGCCGAGCCATTCCTTTCATCCCCGGCCAGGAGCGAGCCAGCAGCAAGGGGCTGGGCTCAGACAGCTGTTCCCAAGTTGGAGGAGGGGGATGATATTGAACAGTATTTAACCACCTTTGAGCGCCTGGCAGCAGCTTACCAGTGGCCAGAGGTGGACTGGGCTGTGAGATTGGTGCCATATCTTACTGGCAAAGCCCGTGCAGCGTATGTGGCCATGGCTGCTGATGACACATTGGACTATAAAATGGTGAAAGAGGCCATTTtaacaaaatatgaaatcaatGAAGAAGTGTATCGACAACGGTTCAGAGAGCCTGACATCCAGCCTGGGGAGACCCCGCGGGAGTTCTACAATCGGCTCAGAGACCTGTATCAGAAGTGGATGCAGCCTGAGAAGAAAACCAAGGAGCAGGTTGGTGAGGTTCTCATTCTTGAGCAGTTCTATCGCTCCCTGTCTCCGGAACTCAGAGTGTGGGTCAAAGAGCGCAATCCAACTTCTGCACGAGAGGCAGCTGAGCTGGTGGAGAATTTCCTTGCTGCTAGACGGGGGCCAAAGACCTTCCGGTATGATCTGCAACAGAAGGCCAGTGGCATGCAGGGTAAGTCTGTGGGGCCAGGTGTGGGCGGTGGTCTGGGTCAAGTCGCAGGGTCAGTTAAacatatagaaaaaaatgttgccccTAGTAAGCCTAAGCCTTCAGGGAAGTTACCTGTGTGTTATTTCTGTGGCCAGGAGGGACATATCAAGCCAGAGTGTCCATCCAGGAAAGCCAAATCCGCCTATTTATGTACTTTGCCACGGCCAAGCCATGCAGAGGTTAAGTGTGAGGGTAAACAGCAGCTGACAGAGGTTAACATTAATGGGAAGCCAGCCCAAGCACTTTTAGACACAGGTAGTGAACAAACATTAGTACACCCCTCAGTGTTAAATGACCAGTGCCTGTTGGGGGGCCCAGGCCTTGatatttcttgtgtgcatgggGATCACCGGACCTATCCAACTGCAGCAGTGTATGTAGAAGTGGCAGGCCAGACCTATCTGTTAACAGTGGGGGTAGTGAGAAATTTAGCCCATCAGGTTATATTGGGTCAGGATATTCCCATTCTGCAGGAGTTAGTCCAGTCATGCAAGCCAGTCTGTGTGGTAACAAGGTCTCAGAAGCAGGCTCAGGAAGTGTGGGAGGGGGACAGTGCAGGGAGCCAGGTTGAGCCAGACAGAGTGAGGCAAGGCCAGCGGCAGGTTTCCCTGAATCCAGTTCCTGTTGAGCCGAACCCTTTTTCAGAGTTGCCCTACTTTGAGTGTGACATGCCTAATCAGAGCTCTGCTAAAGTAAGGAAGAGCAAGCGTCAGAGAAGACAGGAGAAAATGTCAGGCACGGCCAGAGTGGGGTCAGTGGGGTGGCCAGATCTGGAGGGATGTAATGTTGACTTGCCTGGGGATTTCAAGCAGTTGCAGGGACAGGATGAGACCCTACAGGGTGCTTTTGAGCAAGCAGTGTCAGTGGAGGAGGGTCAAGCAGCCGGGGACCCAGATAGGGAAGGTTATCTCCTCAGGGAGGGGTTGCTTTTTCATAAATCTAGAGAGGTTGAGGCAGAGAGGTTAGTTGTGCCCCGGGTTCTCAGGGAGCAGGTGCTGAAGCTAGGCCACAGCATTCCATGGGCGGGACACTTGGGCTTCAGAAAGACCTATGAGAGGATTGCCAGCAGGTTTTACTGGGCAGGTGTTCACAGGGAGGTGCAGGATTACTGCCAGTCTTGTTCAGTGTGTCAGCTGTCAGGAGGCAAAAATGTTCCCAAGTTTCCACTGCAACCACTCCCCATCATAGATGTCCCCTTCAGTAGAATAGCCATGGATATTGTAGGGCCACTAGAGAGAACACAGGCAGGGAACCGGTTCATTCTGGTGGTGTGTGACTACAGCACCCGTTACCCAGAAGCTTTTCCCCTCAGGGATGTCACCGCAAAGCAGATAGCCTATGCACTCCTCCAGTTGTTCTCTAGGGTAGGAATCCCCTCAGAAATACTGACAGACCAGGGAACCAACTTCCTGTCAAATACTCTTAAGCAGGTCTACAGGATGTTAGGCATTAAGAGTATCCGGACCACCCCCTACCACCCCCAGACTGATGGCCTGGTGGAACGGTATAACAGAACTTTGAAAAGCATGCTTAAGAAGTTCATCTCATCCAATGGCAAGGACTGGGACAGGTGGCTGCCTTACCTTCTTTTTGCCTATAGGGAGGTGCCGCAAGTGTCGACTGGGTTCTCACCATTTGAGCTTTTGTACGGCAGGCAGGTGAGGGGCCCCCTTGATGTTCTTCAGGAGGCCTGGGTCAGCCAAAAGGCCGGGAGCTCAAACAATGTGCTCGCCTATGTCCTCCGGATGagggagaagatggaggaggtAACCAAGATGGTGAGGAAGCGGATGGAGAGAGTGCAGCGTGGCCAGCAAACCTGGTATGACAAGGGTGCCAGGGAGAGGTCCTTTGAACCGGGCCAGCAGGTACTTTTGCTTCTTCCCACAGTGGAGAACAAGTTGCTGGCAAAATGGCAGGGGCCATACTCCATTGTCAGGAAGCTTAGCTCCACCACCTATGAGATTGAGATGCCGGAGAGGAGAAACCCGAGGCAGGCATTTCACATCAATCTGCTGAAGGAGTGGAAAACCCGGGAACCTCCACCCAGTCAGCAGTTGTTTGTCCGGgcagtgaaagaggaggaggatgcggAGGGTGAGTTCACACCTACGATTCACTCTACTGCCTCACTTgatctctctcatctctctctgacCCAGCAGCAGGAGTTGGAGGCCATTATCCCACCAGATCTTTTCCAGGAGAAGCCAGGAACAACAGATCTGGTGAAACATGACATCCATTTGAAGGACAGCACCCCCATCAGGCAGAGAATGTATCGGATTCCGGAGAGGATGGTCCCAGTGCTGATGGAGGAGATTGAGGTCATGCTGGAGCTGGGTGTGATAGAGCCTTCCACCAGCGAGTGGAGCAACCCAGTGGTTCTGGTAATCAAGAAAGATGGAAGCATTCGCTTCTGCATCGACTTCAGAAAGGTAAACGCCCAATCTGACTTTGATGCTTATCCATTACCAAGGCTGGATGATCTCATAGAGCAAGTGGGCCAAGCCAGGTTCATCAGCACACTGGATCTCTGTAAGGGATACTGGCAGGTTCCCCTTACAGAGGCTGCAAAACCTCTCACTGCTTTCAGAACTCCCCAGGGACTGTGGCAGTTCACCAAGATGCCTTTTGGACTCCAGGGGGCTCCAGCCACATTTCAGAGGCTGATGAACAGGGTCCTGTCAGGTATGGGAACATTCTGTGCAGCTTACCTTGATGATATTGTCATCTACAGCAACTCATGGCAGGAACATCTCACCCATCTGAAGGAGGTCCTGCAGAGGATCAAGCAGGCTGGCTTGACAATCAACCCCCGGAAGTGCGCTTTGGCAAGGCAGGAGCTCCAGTATCTTGGCCACATTCTGGGCGGGGGTGTCATCAAGCCAGTGAAGGACAAAGTGGTGGCAGtcaaagcaagagaaagacCAACCACCAGGAAGCAGGTCAAATCCTTTCTGGGCTTGGTGGGGTGGTATCGACGGTTCATCAGGGATTTCTCTGCCAGAGCTGCACCACTTTCTGATCTCACCAGTACAGCCAAGACCAAGATTGTCTGGGGAGAGGAACAGGAGAGGGCATTCCAGGACCTGAAGGAGGCTCTGTGCCAGGAGCCTGTGCTCCAGAGCCCTAACTTCAGCTTGCCGTTCACTGTCCAGACGGATGCCTCTCACAGGGGAATCGGCGGTGTGCTTCtgcaaggagaaggagaggacaaCAAGCCGGTGGCCTACATCAGTAGGAAACTCTTCCCCCGGGAGACCAGATACTCAGCCGTGGAGCTGGAGTGCTTGGCCGTCAAGTGGGCAATTGACTCCTTCAGCCCTACCGGTTCTGCATCCGCCATGTACCAGGGAAGCAGAACACCGTGGCTGACTTTTTGTCTCGCAGCGAGCACCGCGAGCCATCCGAAGGGGAGGGAAATGTGAGGGAGCTGCAGGCATCCCCTCACTAAGCAGGTGCACAGCTCCATTATGTACACCccaaacacatatatatatatcagattAAGATGTGTTGTTTATGCAGTTGTAGTGATTGTGATTGTGGCAGTCTGCTAAAGATGGATCCTATTTAGGGgattggtacacacacacacaattgggttattttcagatgttttcttttgttatgttgtgaaTTTGgtcctgatctctctctctctctctgaggtggTGCTTGAGATCAACATTCTCATGGAGGCGCGCCCATGAGAGGGTTGCTGATGAGGATCTGGTGTGCGCAATCAGCCTCATTGGAGCAAACCAAATGAActgaagggagggggggaggttgggaaggagttattttgttgatttatttgtttagtttatttgtctatttgtttAGTTGGTAAAGATTTAGTACATCTGTTTGGTGtaacatttaaatatgtttatattgttttgtggGTGAAGGGTGTAAGGACTTTGTATCTgtaaatattgtatattgtaaacTTAAATATCACCCCTTTTGATGTTGCCAGTGGTAGGGGATGGggactatatatatatggggTGTTGGTCCTTGTTTTTTGGCTTGTCTACCCTGGTGTCTGTACCTGTTTCCATGCTGCAAAGAAGTAAACGACAGAGCTCTGTTGCAATTTGGGTCCTGTGCTTATTCTTGCTGGCTGTACAGCTCAGTAGCCGCTGCCAATCCTGGTGGAGTAAGGGACAGCGTACCATCGAAACCTTACACCATT
The Myripristis murdjan chromosome 16, fMyrMur1.1, whole genome shotgun sequence DNA segment above includes these coding regions:
- the LOC115374014 gene encoding uncharacterized protein LOC115374014, producing MLPVVGDGDYIYMGCWSLFFGLSTLVSVPVSMLQRSKRQSSVAIWVLCLFLLAVQLSSRCQSWWSKGQRTIETLHLVSEVGYGAAVLSAHHTEVNMGPKHHHKVVKMGEAAPVESREEGATGGPPVGLQSGEEPPVSADMNSIFSMVQRCLQFQSDLRERWDRETVKQEQRWRQMQVQVNNLRDEVETQQRVEPQPQPGPSSQRPAEPFLSSPARSEPAARGWAQTAVPKLEEGDDIEQYLTTFERLAAAYQWPEVDWAVRLVPYLTGKARAAYVAMAADDTLDYKMVKEAILTKYEINEEVYRQRFREPDIQPGETPREFYNRLRDLYQKWMQPEKKTKEQVGEVLILEQFYRSLSPELRVWVKERNPTSAREAAELVENFLAARRGPKTFRYDLQQKASGMQGKSVGPGVGGGLGQVAGSVKHIEKNVAPSKPKPSGKLPVCYFCGQEGHIKPECPSRKAKSAYLCTLPRPSHAEVKCEGKQQLTEVNINGKPAQALLDTGSEQTLVHPSVLNDQCLLGGPGLDISCVHGDHRTYPTAAVYVEVAGQTYLLTVGVVRNLAHQVILGQDIPILQELVQSCKPVCVVTRSQKQAQEVWEGDSAGSQVEPDRVRQGQRQVSLNPVPVEPNPFSELPYFECDMPNQSSAKVRKSKRQRRQEKMSGTARVGSVGWPDLEGCNVDLPGDFKQLQGQDETLQGAFEQAVSVEEGQAAGDPDREGYLLREGLLFHKSREVEAERLVVPRVLREQVLKLGHSIPWAGHLGFRKTYERIASRFYWAGVHREVQDYCQSCSVCQLSGGKNVPKFPLQPLPIIDVPFSRIAMDIVGPLERTQAGNRFILVVCDYSTRYPEAFPLRDVTAKQIAYALLQLFSRVGIPSEILTDQGTNFLSNTLKQVYRMLGIKSIRTTPYHPQTDGLVERYNRTLKSMLKKFISSNGKDWDRWLPYLLFAYREVPQVSTGFSPFELLYGRQVRGPLDVLQEAWVSQKAGSSNNVLAYVLRMREKMEEVTKMVRKRMERVQRGQQTWYDKGARERSFEPGQQVLLLLPTVENKLLAKWQGPYSIVRKLSSTTYEIEMPERRNPRQAFHINLLKEWKTREPPPSQQLFVRAVKEEEDAEGEFTPTIHSTASLDLSHLSLTQQQELEAIIPPDLFQEKPGTTDLVKHDIHLKDSTPIRQRMYRIPERMVPVLMEEIEVMLELGVIEPSTSEWSNPVVLVIKKDGSIRFCIDFRKVNAQSDFDAYPLPRLDDLIEQVGQARFISTLDLCKGYWQVPLTEAAKPLTAFRTPQGLWQFTKMPFGLQGAPATFQRLMNRVLSGMGTFCAAYLDDIVIYSNSWQEHLTHLKEVLQRIKQAGLTINPRKCALARQELQYLGHILGGGVIKPVKDKVVAVKARERPTTRKQVKSFLGLVGWYRRFIRDFSARAAPLSDLTSTAKTKIVWGEEQERAFQDLKEALCQEPVLQSPNFSLPFTVQTDASHRGIGGVLLQGEGEDNKPVAYISRKLFPRETRYSAVELECLAVKWAIDSFSPTGSASAMYQGSRTPWLTFCLAASTASHPKGREM